A region of Hemicordylus capensis ecotype Gifberg chromosome 17, rHemCap1.1.pri, whole genome shotgun sequence DNA encodes the following proteins:
- the DIPK1B gene encoding divergent protein kinase domain 1B isoform X1 produces MRRLRRLVPLVLLCPLSKGLQGRLPGIKVKYLFLAWLSIFVGSWMIYIHYSSYSELCRGHVCQMIICDQYNKGIISGSACKDLCAEHTLLFQQCLSSSPTHQVYSGIWKEKEVIIKCGIEESFKGDGNPDSMPRRDVVLFDKPTRGTSMDEFREMLLSFLKSNLGDQTSLVNLVNKIIAMADVSQDGKLSLAEAKSIWALLQQNDFLLTMSLHEKEHTSKLLGHCGDLYITEKIPHTSLYTTDVPRFLQPLLPSAIHRVIHQWLSPAWPRRAKIAIGLLEFVEEIFHGTYGNFYICETAFKNVGYNDKFDFKMVDLRKVATAMTIRGFLKGRHCEQNADCTYGEDCVAACDKLMKQCKSEVVQPNLAKVCELLQEYLLHGAPADLREELRKQLKTCTTLSGLASQMEVHHSLVLNSLKTLLWKKISNTRYS; encoded by the exons ATGCGGCGGCTGCGGCGCCTGGTGCCGCTGGTGCTCCTCTGCCCGCTCTCCAAGGGCCTGCAG GGCCGCCTCCCCGGGATCAAGGTGAAGTACCTCTTCCTTGCCTGGCTGAGCATCTTCGTGGGCAGCTGGATGATCTACATCCATTACTCCTCCTACTCGGAGCTCTGCAGAGGACACGTCTGCCAAATGATCAtt tGTGACCAGTATAATAAAGGAATCATCTCTGGGTCTGCCTGTAAAGACCTGTGTGCGGAACACACGCTCCTGTTCCAGCAGTGCCTCTcgtcttctcccacccaccag GTCTACAGCGGGATCTGGAAGGAGAAGGAAGTGATTATCAAGTGTGGCATCGAAGAGTCCTTTAAGGGCGATGGGAACCCAGACTCGATGCCCAGGAGGGACGTGGTCCTCTTTGACAAGCCGACCCGGGGGACGTCGATGGACGAGTTCAGAGAGATGCTGCTGAGTTTCTTGAAG TCAAACCTGGGCGACCAGACCTCCCTTGTGAACTTGGTGAACAAAATCATCGCAATGGCCGATGTCAGTCAAGATGGGAAACTGTCCCTGGCAGAGGCGAAGTCCATCTGGGCGCTGCTGCAGCAGAATGACTTTCTGCTGACGATGTCCTTGCACGAGAAGGAGCACACGTCCAAGCTGCTAGGACATTGTGGGGATCTGTACATCACCGAGAAGATCCCCCACACCTCCCTCTACACGACGGACGTCCCCCGGTtcctgcagccgctgctgcctTCCGCCATCCACAGAGTGATCCACCAGTGGCTCTCTCCGGCCTGGCCGCGGCGGGCCAAAATCGCCATCGGCCTCTTGGAATTTGTGGAGGAGATATTCCACGGCACCTACGGGAACTTCTACATCTGCGAGACCGCCTTCAAGAACGTGGGCTACAATGACAAGTTCGacttcaagatggtggacctGAGGAAGGTGGCGACCGCGATGACCATCCGGGGCTTCCTCAAGGGCCGCCACTGTGAGCAGAACGCGGACTGCACCTATGGGGAGGACTGTGTGGCCGCGTGCGACAAGCTCATGAAGCAGTGCAAGAGCGAGGTGGTCCAGCCCAACCTGGCCAAGGTCTGTGAGCTCCTGCAGGAGTACCTGCTGCACGGGGCGCCGGCCGACCTGAGAGAGGAGCTGCGCAAGCAACTGAAGACATGCACCACCCTCAGCGGGCTGGCCAGCCAGATGGAAGTGCATCATTCCCTCGTGCTGAACAGCCTCAAGACTCTGTTGTGGAAGAAGATCTCCAATACCAGATATTCCTAG
- the DIPK1B gene encoding divergent protein kinase domain 1B isoform X2 yields MRRLRRLVPLVLLCPLSKGLQCDQYNKGIISGSACKDLCAEHTLLFQQCLSSSPTHQVYSGIWKEKEVIIKCGIEESFKGDGNPDSMPRRDVVLFDKPTRGTSMDEFREMLLSFLKSNLGDQTSLVNLVNKIIAMADVSQDGKLSLAEAKSIWALLQQNDFLLTMSLHEKEHTSKLLGHCGDLYITEKIPHTSLYTTDVPRFLQPLLPSAIHRVIHQWLSPAWPRRAKIAIGLLEFVEEIFHGTYGNFYICETAFKNVGYNDKFDFKMVDLRKVATAMTIRGFLKGRHCEQNADCTYGEDCVAACDKLMKQCKSEVVQPNLAKVCELLQEYLLHGAPADLREELRKQLKTCTTLSGLASQMEVHHSLVLNSLKTLLWKKISNTRYS; encoded by the exons ATGCGGCGGCTGCGGCGCCTGGTGCCGCTGGTGCTCCTCTGCCCGCTCTCCAAGGGCCTGCAG tGTGACCAGTATAATAAAGGAATCATCTCTGGGTCTGCCTGTAAAGACCTGTGTGCGGAACACACGCTCCTGTTCCAGCAGTGCCTCTcgtcttctcccacccaccag GTCTACAGCGGGATCTGGAAGGAGAAGGAAGTGATTATCAAGTGTGGCATCGAAGAGTCCTTTAAGGGCGATGGGAACCCAGACTCGATGCCCAGGAGGGACGTGGTCCTCTTTGACAAGCCGACCCGGGGGACGTCGATGGACGAGTTCAGAGAGATGCTGCTGAGTTTCTTGAAG TCAAACCTGGGCGACCAGACCTCCCTTGTGAACTTGGTGAACAAAATCATCGCAATGGCCGATGTCAGTCAAGATGGGAAACTGTCCCTGGCAGAGGCGAAGTCCATCTGGGCGCTGCTGCAGCAGAATGACTTTCTGCTGACGATGTCCTTGCACGAGAAGGAGCACACGTCCAAGCTGCTAGGACATTGTGGGGATCTGTACATCACCGAGAAGATCCCCCACACCTCCCTCTACACGACGGACGTCCCCCGGTtcctgcagccgctgctgcctTCCGCCATCCACAGAGTGATCCACCAGTGGCTCTCTCCGGCCTGGCCGCGGCGGGCCAAAATCGCCATCGGCCTCTTGGAATTTGTGGAGGAGATATTCCACGGCACCTACGGGAACTTCTACATCTGCGAGACCGCCTTCAAGAACGTGGGCTACAATGACAAGTTCGacttcaagatggtggacctGAGGAAGGTGGCGACCGCGATGACCATCCGGGGCTTCCTCAAGGGCCGCCACTGTGAGCAGAACGCGGACTGCACCTATGGGGAGGACTGTGTGGCCGCGTGCGACAAGCTCATGAAGCAGTGCAAGAGCGAGGTGGTCCAGCCCAACCTGGCCAAGGTCTGTGAGCTCCTGCAGGAGTACCTGCTGCACGGGGCGCCGGCCGACCTGAGAGAGGAGCTGCGCAAGCAACTGAAGACATGCACCACCCTCAGCGGGCTGGCCAGCCAGATGGAAGTGCATCATTCCCTCGTGCTGAACAGCCTCAAGACTCTGTTGTGGAAGAAGATCTCCAATACCAGATATTCCTAG